A segment of the Gossypium hirsutum isolate 1008001.06 chromosome D10, Gossypium_hirsutum_v2.1, whole genome shotgun sequence genome:
CGTAAcgataattttctaaaatttttggggaCCAAGGTCCCATGACTTCCATTAAGTCTCTCTGCGGTCAATTTAATAGCACCAACTAATAAtgttatcaatttaaatttactaaaaaatataaaaattgagggATCAAATGAggttaagataaaaaataaataaagtaaaagaattaaatcCAAATTTCAACATAGTGGATGGACTAAAATCATAATTAGACAAAATTGTTTTGTTTGttcatattttggttttttttccctttctttcagATTTATAGCAGCTGTGAAGAATCTAACAGATTGAGTGCAAGTGGAAATCTAGACGTCCCACCTGAATACACCGAAGAATATTGCAGTGGACCTTGCCTCTCAGAGACCCACCTTGTTCTCAACTGTATAGAGAACATCATGAAAAACTTTGTGTTCTACAACAAGGCAACCATTCACGATATCAGAGACACAATTAAGGCTGGATGTAGCTATGGTCCTGAAAGAGGTAGCTCTTTTTTGGTGTTGAAAACATTTTTCAATCGCAGAAGCCATAAATAATAATCTATAATCTTGTATGTGTTTAATGCAGGTAATTTCGACGTTGAAGAGCACCTTGAAGCTGAGGAAAGCGGTTCAAACAAGGCAGGCACTGGCATTTTGTTTGGGGTTGGGTCCATTATTATAGGGCTCACCCCATTCCTTTGACATGTTTAATAATCTATAATCTACAGAGCTCAAGGATTCCCTGTCTCTGCTTTCAATTACTCTGTTtcaaagtcatatatatatatataaaatatgtatttatttactGCTTTCACTAAAAAATAAGGTTGTCTGATACATCCGTTCCAATGCTTTTTTAACTCAAAGATGGGACCAAGAGATCTTATTAATATCTCTTCTAGAATCCAAAAGTGATTCTAGAGATTTTTTTATGATCATTCCATAACACAATTAAGATTAAATAGAAGTCAGTCATATATTTATACGTCAACTCGTTGTTCAATCTT
Coding sequences within it:
- the LOC107895978 gene encoding uncharacterized protein, with amino-acid sequence MASLYTVGKSWVLAVTIVCMSIFWFHLCKADEDFPETGSVGDDPAQIVAKALLCFNDKYIYSSCEESNRLSASGNLDVPPEYTEEYCSGPCLSETHLVLNCIENIMKNFVFYNKATIHDIRDTIKAGCSYGPERGNFDVEEHLEAEESGSNKAGTGILFGVGSIIIGLTPFL